CAGGTGGCCGCACTCCTAGACGTCGCATGAGCGAGAGGCTGAACTGATCATCGTGAACGCAAAGCACCCACTCGGAGCCCTCATCGAGCAGGCCAAGAAAGCCAACGGCTGGTCTGACATCGATGTCGCAAACCGAGCCAAGGCACGCGGACACGAGCTCAGCAAGTCCAACGTCGCACGCATCCGCAACGACGAAGTGACGACGCTCGTCGGCAAGCAGCTCCACGCCCTCTCCGCAGGGCTGGGCATCCCGGTGCAGCAGCTCGCTGCCGCCGGCCTCGAGAGCATGGGCATTCCGGGCTATATCGCGTCAGCCACCGACGCCGAGCAAGCCGTCCGGTTGGACCCATCGCTTCCGGACCATGTCCGACGCACGTTGATCACGATCATTCGCAACGAGCGCGACCGATACCTAGGAGATCCGCATGGAGCAGGCACCGAAGAAGAGCAGGAACCGCGGTCGCAAGCGGGCGGCCCGGAGCACGGCGGCGAGGCTCGCGGCGATCGCCGCCGGACAGGAGCCTCCATGACGCGCACCAAGGTCACACGCTTGACTCGCCGTAAACAAGCCTCCGAACTTGACGCGGCTGAACATGCAACATTCTCAGGCGATTCGGGAAGGATGCCGCCGCCGGATCAGCTGCGCGAAGAGCAGATCCTCGCGGCCCGCACCACCGACGACACCAGCAGCATGTACCCCGAGGATGACGACGAGTAACTACGCCGGGTCGTAGATTTCCCCGCCTAACGGTCGAACACGTGTTCTAATCCTGATCATGGGGAGGAACACACATCGGCACCGGTGGCACCCGTGGCGATACCTCGCGCACCGCCACCCCCACCTGCGCGTCACCTGCGACTACGTCCTGCCAGAATCACGCAGAGGACTCGCGACCACCGAAGGCATCTACCTCGACCGGCGACTCACCCAAGCCGGCCGACGATGCACCCTCACCCACGAGATCATCCACCTCGAACGCGGCATCCTGCCCGACCACCCACACTTCACCGCGTACGAGGAACACATCGTCGAAGTCCTGGCCGCCCGTAGACTCATCGCTATCCCCCGACTCATCGACGGACTGCTGTGGACTCAACACCCATACGAGCTCGCCGACGAACTGTGGGTCGACGTCGACACCCTCACCACCCGCGTGCAACACCTCACCCGCGAGGAACGCGCACACATCATCCGCGAGCTCGCCGAAAAGCAGCCCTGGAACAACTAGAGGTCACATGGCCCGCCAACAGCTACCACCGCAAATCAAGAAGATCGAACTCGAACGCAAGGAACGCAGCAAACCCGTCATCCGATACCAACTCACCGTCGATATCGGCGTAGACCCGGAGACCGGGAAGCGCAAGCAACTCCGCAAACGGTTCGACACCGAGGAGAAAGCACGCAAGGCACTCGCCGAAGTGCAGTCGAAGGTAAAGGCCGGCACCTACGTTCACGACCACGGCGTGACGGTGGCGGAGGTGATCGACAGCTACCTCACCTCGAAGCACGCGTTGAAGCCGTCCACTGCCTCGGGGTACAAGGTGTCGTTGGCGCCGATCCGGCAGCAGCTCGGAGACGTGCCGGTGCAGAAGCTGACCCGCCGGCACTTGGATGAGTTGATTGCGGTGTTGCGTGCCGGGGAACTTCCCACCGAAGCGGGCACGGCCCGAAGCCCGTGGAAGGCCCGGACAGTGAATCAGATGCTGACCGTGTTCTCCGCAGCATTGGATAACCTCGTGAAGGAAGGCACCCTCGTCCGCAACGTCGCAGCGTTGATCGACAAGCTGCCCGACGAACGCGAAGAATCCGAAACATGGTCGGAGGATGAGGTGGAGCGGTTCCTCCTCGAGTGCCGTGATGATCCGTACGCGCACGCCTGGTACCTCGCCCTCAGCGGACTGCGGCGCGGGGAGATCTGCGGACTCAAATGGGACGACATCAACCTCGAGGCGAAGACCCTCACGATCGTCCGGGCCCGGGTCACTCACGGCAAGGTGACGTCGGAGGGCACCCCGAAGTCGAAGCGATCCCGCCGAACCCTGCCGCTACCTGACGATCTCGTGCGGCAACTGAAAGCTGCTCGCAAACGTCAGGCCGCCGATCGGCTACTGCTCGGTGAGGCATGGACCGATTCTGGGTACGTGATCGTCGACCAGGCCGGCCAACCCCTGTCCCCTGGCGCGTTGTCGTCACGCTGGGTGCATGCGGTGGAGCGGGCGAAGGTGCCACAGATTCGGTTGCACGATGCCCGCCATACCTGCGCGACGTTGATGCACCTGCGGAATGTGCCGATCGCCGTGATCGCGGCGTGGCTGGGGCACGCGTCGGCCGCATTCACTCTGTCGCGGTATGCGCATTCGCAGGATTCGGCGATGGCCGCGGCCGCCGAGTTGTCTCCGATTGTGACACTTCGTGACAATTCTGCCTCCGGTGAAGGCCGGTGAGACTCGAAAACCGGCTCTGACCTGTGCCCCTAGTCGGACTCGAACCGACACTCGGCGGATTTTAAGTCCGCTGCCTCTGCCAATTGGGCTATAGGGGCGTGGGGATCACATTAGCGTTCACGACTGTCCACCACCGCGCCGGGGCGCGAGGTTCTTGAAGTACCGTGCGACGGGACGGCGTTCGTATCCTCTCCCCTCGTAGACGGAGGCCGGTACAGCCCGAGGACGGGACGCCACGCCCGGAGGGAGAGATCGAGTACGTCACTTCGTCGTTCGGCCGTGCAAGGTTCGATCCTCATTGCTCCTCGACCTCCTCGGATCCGACTTCGAATGTGCTCCTCGCCCGGGCTGTAACGCACCTCGATTTCCGGCCGACATCCTGCGGGGAGACAAGTACACAGCGGACAGCCGGGTGGTGAACCGGGCACGAAGAGAAGGACCATGGATGCGCTTCACGACCGCACGCCCACTGACCGGGCGACTCGCCACCGCAGTAGCCGTCATGGCCCTGGCAGCGACGCCGAGCCTGGTGGCCGCACCCTCCGCACAGGCCGAAGGCATCGTCTACCCCGCGTCCGTGAACGACTCCTTCTACAGCACCCCCGACGACATCGCCGATCGGCAGCCCGGTGACGTCCTCGCCGCGCGCGTCCTTCCGCCGCCGCTCGGATTTCCCGGCACCGACGCCGTCCAGTTGAAGTTCCGGTCGACGAACTCCGCCGGCGAACCGATCTCCGCAGTGACCACCGTGCTGTCCCCTCAGGGTGGGGCGCCGGGTCGTCCGCTCGTCTCGTACCAAGCCATCATCAACGCACTCGGGCTCGAATGCGCGCCGTCGACGGCGCTGTACGCACCGAACCCGCTGCGAGGGATCCGGGAGTCTCCCGGCCTGCTCATCGCGATCCAGCGCGGCTGGTCGCTGGCCGTTCCCGATCATCTCGGACCGAACAGCGCCTACGGCGCCGCGAAGGTCGGCGGGCAGATCACCCTCGACGGCATCCGGGCCGCGCAACGCTACGCACCGCTCGAACTCGCCGACAGTCCGGTCGGCATCGCCGGCTACTCCGGCGGCGGGATGGCGACAGCGATGGCCGCAGCACTCGCCCCGACCTACGCGCCCGAGATCCCGATCGTCGGCTCCGCCTACGGTGGCGTCCCGATGGACATCGGCGAGATGGCCCGGGAACTCGGCGAATCCGCGCATCCCGCCTTCGGATTGGCGATGGCGGCCGCCCTCGGCCTCGAACGTGAGTACCCGGACCGCATGCCGGTCAGCGAGCAGCTCAACGGTGCGGGGCGGGAACTGCGCGACCGCATCGCCAACGCGTGCACCAACGAAATCCTGCTCGCCGGTGCCGGTCGCAGCATGGCCGACGTCGCCGACGCGGCGGCGGGCCTTGCCCTGCTCGACAGCCCGACCGTGCAGGAGGTGCTGATGGAGAACAGCGTCGAGAAGGTCGCGACGGTGCCGAATGCCCCGGTGTACGAGTGGCATTCACCGACCGACGTGCTGATTCCTCTCGATGCGATCTCCACGACGCTGCGCAGGTACTGCGACGCCGGGGTGGCGGTGCGGACCGAACTCGTGCCGAGCCCGGATCACATCACTGCCGCCGTGATCGGCTTGCCGGGTGCGCTGGACTTCCTCGACGGCCGATTCGCCGGCGTTGCGCCGTCGTCGGACTGCGGGACGGTATGAACACCGCTCGGAGCGTGACTGGACGACAATTCCGTCGGACGTTCGCGGTCGGCGGCATGTCGCTTGCCCTGCTCGCGGTTCTTCCGGGCACGGCGTCCGCGCACCACCAGGAGTTCGTTCCCCTGCCGACCACATACTCGTTGGGGCGGGACCACTCGGTACCGTGCAGCGGGCAGCTGACCGGCCACGTGTTCGCCCCGCACCATCGACCGGGAACGATCCTCATCGATCTGTCCTGGTCGACGTTCTTGGGCGGTTCGTGCACCATCACCGCATTCGTCAACCACTGGGGAAGCAAGAGGAACGGCGTACGCGCCCTCGAGCTGACGTCTGCTCCCGGCGAACCCGGACACGCTCCCAGCGGACAGATCAGTATCGACATCGGTTCCGGCGATGCGGGAATGACAGTGACCACGGACGGCCTCAGCACGACCTATCTCGACCCCGCCCGGTTCACCACTCGTCTCACGGTGCCCTGACGGGATTTCCGGTCGTCACAATCGTTTCCGCTCGATCCGGCCAGGACATGCATCAGGCCCGCCTCGAATGACGAGGCGGGCCTGATGGTGTCTCGGATCCCCTGGGGGACGGGAGATCGAATCAGATCACGGTGATACCGGTGGCCTGGGGACCCTCGGCACCCTGGCCGATCTCGAAGCGCACGCGCTGGTTCTCGTCGAGGCTGCGGTAGCCGCCCGACTGGATCTCCGAGTAGTGCGGATCAAAGAACTAGCGGGCGACGGACAGGGCGATGCCGTCGAGGATGTCGTGCTCGCTCACGACCAGCTCGGTGATGCCGGCTCGGCGGCCGAGTTCCTCGGCGAGGACCGTGGTGATGATCGAGCCGCCGCCGATGACGTCGACGCGGCCGGGATGCATCGGGCCGAGCGCCGCGCGCTTCTCGCGGGTCGCGGCGACGAGACCGTCGCACACCTCGCGCAGGCGGTCGAACGGCACCGACGACAAGTGGATCTTCTCGGAGTCGTACTCGTCGAGTTCGAGGGCGAGCGCGGCGAGGGTGGTCATGGTGCCCGCGACACCCACCCAGGTGTGGGCCTGCTCGACCGGCACCCGCTCGAGCGCTTCGCGGATCTTGTCCGCCGCGACCTCCCGTGCCGCAGCGACCTGCGCGGCGGTCGGCGGGTCGTCGTGCAGGCACCGTTCGGTCAGCCGGACGCAGCCGATGTCGGTGGAGTAGGCGGCGTGCACACCGTCGGCGTCGCCGAGCACGACCTCGGTGGATCCGCCACCGAGATCGACGACGACGAAAGGCCCACGCGCGGAGTCGAGTTCGCCGACCGCACCAGCGAAGGACAGACGCGCCTCCTCGTCGCCGGTGATGACCTCTGCCTCGGCTCCGGGGATCACGGCACCGAGCACCTCGCGGGTCATCGCGAAGAAGTCCTCACGGTTGCTCGCGTCGCGCGTGGCCGAGGTGGCAACCATGCGAACGGCGGTGGCGCCGGTCTCGCGGATCAGGTCGGCGTACTCCACCAGCGCGACCCGCGTGCGTTCGATCGCCTCGGGGGCGAGACGACCGGTGGCGTCGACGCCCTGCCCGAGCCGCACGACCTTCATGAGGCGGGTGACGTCGGTGAGGGTACCGTCCTTCGCGATGTCGGCGATCAGAAGGCGGATGGAGTTGGTGCCGCAGTCGATTCCCGCGACCCTCACTGTTTTTCTCCACGAAGCTCGGCGTAGGTGGGCCAGTCGGCGGGGATCGCCGTGCCACGCAGACCGGCGTCGGCGGCGAGGGCTACGGATTCGTCGCCGAGCGGGTTGACGCCCGGTCCCTTCGCGAGCGAATGGGCGATCAGCACGTGCAGACACTTGACGCGTTCGGGCATGCCGCCGCCGGTGAAGTCGGTGCCGAGCGACTCGATCGCGTCGCGTTCGGCCAGGTACGACTCGTGGGCGCGCAGGTAGCCCGCAGCAAGTTCCTCGTCGGTGCCGAGGCGCTCGGTCATCTCCTTCATGACCCCGGCGGATTCCTGCCGGCTCGCTTCGGCTGTGAGGCGCGGGTCGGTGAGGTAGTACAGCGTCGGGAAGGGCGTGCCGTCGGGCAGCTTGGGCGCGGTCTTCACCACTCCGGGCGCACCGTCGGGGCAACGGTAGGCGATGGCCAGGACGCCGCGGGGTTCGCGCCCGAGCTGGGCGGCGACGGCGTCGAGGTCTTCTTGCGTGACGTGATCGGTCACCCGGGGACATCTCCTGGTTCTGGGGGTGCCACAGGCATCTGCTGGGGCACGGGTTCGGGCTCGGGTTCGGGTGCCGGTTCGGACACCGACAACCACAGGTCGCTGTACCAGGCGCCGGTCGTCGGCCGCTCGGGTTCGCGTTCCTCACGTTCGGGCGGGGCGTCGCCCGGCAGTTGCACCTGGTAGGGAATGTCGCCGGGGACGACGAACCGCAGTCGCTCGCGGGCCTGGGCGCGGACCCAGGCCGGGTCCTCCATGCGGGCCTTCTGTTCCTCGAGGGCCGCGATCTCCTGTTCGAGCTGCACGCGTTCGGCGGCGAGCTGCTCGGCTTCGGAACGCTGGCTCACGTAGGTGCGCAGCGGCACCGCGAGGGTGAGCGCGAGACCACACACGACGAGGGCGAGCACCACGGCGCGGCCGGTGGACAGGCCCAGGACGGTGCGTTCGGTGCGGGGGCGGCGGGAGTCGCGGGGCGCGCCGACCCGGGTGGGGCGGGCTCGCCCCGAACCACCGGGGCGGCCGCGACCGGGCGACGAATGAACGGGGTCCTCGCGGCCGGCCGGCCGCGCACCCGCGTTCTCGGCCGAGTGTTCGGCCGGCGCGGTAGATCCCGTGGGCCGGACCCGGCTCGGACGCCGGACGCCGGACACACCCTCGGTGCGGGTGCGCCTCGCTCCGGGACGGGATCTACCGCGCTGACTCATGCCGGCGATCAGCCCTCGACGGAGAACCGCGGGAAGGCGAGCTCGCCG
This window of the Rhodococcus pyridinivorans genome carries:
- a CDS encoding tyrosine-type recombinase/integrase — translated: MARQQLPPQIKKIELERKERSKPVIRYQLTVDIGVDPETGKRKQLRKRFDTEEKARKALAEVQSKVKAGTYVHDHGVTVAEVIDSYLTSKHALKPSTASGYKVSLAPIRQQLGDVPVQKLTRRHLDELIAVLRAGELPTEAGTARSPWKARTVNQMLTVFSAALDNLVKEGTLVRNVAALIDKLPDEREESETWSEDEVERFLLECRDDPYAHAWYLALSGLRRGEICGLKWDDINLEAKTLTIVRARVTHGKVTSEGTPKSKRSRRTLPLPDDLVRQLKAARKRQAADRLLLGEAWTDSGYVIVDQAGQPLSPGALSSRWVHAVERAKVPQIRLHDARHTCATLMHLRNVPIAVIAAWLGHASAAFTLSRYAHSQDSAMAAAAELSPIVTLRDNSASGEGR
- a CDS encoding lipase family protein yields the protein MRFTTARPLTGRLATAVAVMALAATPSLVAAPSAQAEGIVYPASVNDSFYSTPDDIADRQPGDVLAARVLPPPLGFPGTDAVQLKFRSTNSAGEPISAVTTVLSPQGGAPGRPLVSYQAIINALGLECAPSTALYAPNPLRGIRESPGLLIAIQRGWSLAVPDHLGPNSAYGAAKVGGQITLDGIRAAQRYAPLELADSPVGIAGYSGGGMATAMAAALAPTYAPEIPIVGSAYGGVPMDIGEMARELGESAHPAFGLAMAAALGLEREYPDRMPVSEQLNGAGRELRDRIANACTNEILLAGAGRSMADVADAAAGLALLDSPTVQEVLMENSVEKVATVPNAPVYEWHSPTDVLIPLDAISTTLRRYCDAGVAVRTELVPSPDHITAAVIGLPGALDFLDGRFAGVAPSSDCGTV
- a CDS encoding Ppx/GppA phosphatase family protein; the protein is MRVAGIDCGTNSIRLLIADIAKDGTLTDVTRLMKVVRLGQGVDATGRLAPEAIERTRVALVEYADLIRETGATAVRMVATSATRDASNREDFFAMTREVLGAVIPGAEAEVITGDEEARLSFAGAVGELDSARGPFVVVDLGGGSTEVVLGDADGVHAAYSTDIGCVRLTERCLHDDPPTAAQVAAAREVAADKIREALERVPVEQAHTWVGVAGTMTTLAALALELDEYDSEKIHLSSVPFDRLREVCDGLVAATREKRAALGPMHPGRVDVIGGGSIITTVLAEELGRRAGITELVVSEHDILDGIALSVAR
- a CDS encoding DUF501 domain-containing protein — protein: MTDHVTQEDLDAVAAQLGREPRGVLAIAYRCPDGAPGVVKTAPKLPDGTPFPTLYYLTDPRLTAEASRQESAGVMKEMTERLGTDEELAAGYLRAHESYLAERDAIESLGTDFTGGGMPERVKCLHVLIAHSLAKGPGVNPLGDESVALAADAGLRGTAIPADWPTYAELRGEKQ
- a CDS encoding FtsB family cell division protein is translated as MSQRGRSRPGARRTRTEGVSGVRRPSRVRPTGSTAPAEHSAENAGARPAGREDPVHSSPGRGRPGGSGRARPTRVGAPRDSRRPRTERTVLGLSTGRAVVLALVVCGLALTLAVPLRTYVSQRSEAEQLAAERVQLEQEIAALEEQKARMEDPAWVRAQARERLRFVVPGDIPYQVQLPGDAPPEREEREPERPTTGAWYSDLWLSVSEPAPEPEPEPVPQQMPVAPPEPGDVPG